A genomic segment from Candidatus Poribacteria bacterium encodes:
- a CDS encoding zinc ABC transporter substrate-binding protein has protein sequence MQNIYISLCLIGILVWSGCDPKGQPDTATSDKLRIVATIGMITDIVKNVGGTRVEVTGMVEPGVDPHFYNPTPKDVQRLGSADIIFYNGLHLEAKMVDILAKMSQDTPTVAVTDAVDRRLLLTPAEYDGLYDPHLWFDVKLWMQAAGKVRDALSEFDADNTLLYQSNAERYLMELTELDAYVKSQVERVPSQQRVLVTAHDCFNYFGRAYGFEVGGLQGISTATEVGIADVQELATFIAERRISAMFVESSVSSRSLEAVKAAVKSKGFDVKIGGVLFTDAMGNEGTPEGTYTGMIRHNIDTIVHALIGKSEL, from the coding sequence ATGCAGAATATATATATTTCATTGTGTTTAATAGGTATACTGGTATGGTCTGGCTGTGATCCGAAGGGACAACCGGATACTGCTACAAGCGATAAACTTCGCATTGTTGCGACGATCGGTATGATTACTGATATTGTTAAAAATGTCGGCGGTACGCGCGTTGAGGTGACCGGGATGGTGGAACCTGGCGTAGACCCACACTTTTACAACCCAACGCCTAAAGATGTTCAAAGGCTCGGTTCAGCTGACATTATCTTCTATAACGGGCTGCACCTTGAAGCAAAAATGGTGGACATCCTTGCGAAGATGTCGCAGGACACGCCGACGGTCGCTGTAACAGACGCTGTAGATCGGAGGCTACTGCTAACACCCGCAGAATACGACGGACTCTACGATCCGCACTTATGGTTTGACGTGAAACTTTGGATGCAAGCGGCCGGAAAGGTTCGCGATGCTCTGAGTGAATTCGATGCCGATAATACTCTCCTGTACCAAAGCAATGCCGAACGCTACCTCATGGAACTCACAGAACTCGACGCATACGTAAAGTCGCAAGTGGAACGCGTGCCATCTCAGCAACGCGTCCTTGTGACGGCGCACGACTGTTTTAACTACTTCGGAAGGGCGTACGGGTTTGAGGTAGGCGGATTGCAAGGTATTAGCACCGCGACAGAAGTCGGTATCGCTGATGTACAGGAATTAGCGACGTTTATCGCGGAGCGGCGTATCTCTGCTATGTTTGTAGAGTCATCCGTCTCTTCACGGAGTCTCGAAGCCGTGAAAGCCGCTGTGAAGTCAAAAGGATTTGATGTGAAGATTGGCGGTGTGCTCTTCACAGATGCTATGGGAAACGAGGGGACACCTGAAGGCACCTACACCGGGATGATCCGACATAATATTGATACGATTGTACATGCTTTGATTGGGAAATCGGAGTTATAA
- a CDS encoding MerC domain-containing protein, with amino-acid sequence MKRNFNPELVNTTGACLSVACAACLPFACAIHCLAMPLLGTVLPLIGLSFLANERVEFILIASAIGLAIGSLAWGVRRHRNWRAFLVLIAALAFIATAQTAVEGTFEVVFYSIGGVLLASAHLVNRHLCKTCLTCEPENV; translated from the coding sequence ATGAAAAGAAATTTTAACCCCGAACTCGTGAATACGACTGGCGCGTGTCTCTCTGTCGCGTGCGCGGCGTGTCTCCCTTTCGCATGCGCGATCCATTGCCTCGCGATGCCGCTTTTAGGAACAGTTTTACCTTTGATTGGGTTGAGTTTCCTTGCGAATGAGCGTGTTGAGTTTATCCTTATTGCTAGTGCAATTGGACTGGCAATCGGGAGTTTAGCGTGGGGGGTTCGACGCCACCGAAACTGGCGAGCGTTTTTGGTACTGATAGCGGCGTTAGCATTCATCGCTACCGCTCAGACAGCCGTTGAAGGCACTTTTGAAGTCGTTTTCTACAGTATCGGCGGCGTTTTACTCGCATCGGCGCATCTCGTGAATCGGCACCTCTGTAAGACCTGTCTAACATGCGAGCCGGAAAATGTATAA
- a CDS encoding TonB-dependent receptor — protein sequence MLSTCACSHRSPTVGMLKKRPYLFVLVSGIIVCLLCYLKDSESASNTTWSLEGEVVETQSSTRLNGVTVRIKGLERRVRTDANGRFKFDAVPEGQQTLQILKVGYQRFEQIIDVNASTPYLKIELEALSFQMQTIRVHSSNRALSQFEETTDLVLDEAELQRRLGMTLANTLADETGISQRMMGRAIARPVIRGLGGDRLLILENGERTGDKSASSADHAVSIDPTTAEGVEITRGPAALIYGSSTLGGVINVKSNHIPQILPRRLDMHLTFQGESVNSGLTGTTGFTFPIGDFAGNVEWNRRLASDIQTPVGVLENTALSNVNFSGGASLIKPWGFIGASGSSYRSDYGVPGSPEGHINGVNIELDKQRYEGQMEYRFNTTILEKVKLQTAYTRYQHQEWESNGRLGVEFGLLTYNVSAMAHLLDNAIAGVWWEYRDHATDGFYWTPHTRELALAGFYLNQRNFDKLTLQGAIRYDLRRSEPFRPGAVVRAGAVQRRDFNGFSGAASGIYHWTDRLSTGATLMKTFRAPGIEELFSDGPHLAVYSYEIGNAELGPENGYGTELFVKYTDDRFRFNLALFRNHIQNYLVPTNSGEKEWGSGAAGWLWIYQYMGHDVVMDGAEIQIGGEILSQVHLQLNMSYVNGTIQTSGYPMERVPPFNGKFVISYTPTPLHLYVASRFSGSQTRLGEFEEPTDGYLVYDIGSYLNFSWWQIENMVVFEIENLFNTTYREHLSRIKAAMPEPGRNVKLLYKLNF from the coding sequence ATGTTAAGCACTTGTGCTTGTTCACATAGGTCTCCCACGGTAGGGATGCTTAAAAAGCGTCCCTACCTATTCGTGTTGGTGTCTGGGATAATAGTATGTCTATTGTGCTATCTCAAGGATTCCGAAAGTGCCTCGAACACAACGTGGTCTCTGGAAGGAGAGGTTGTTGAAACACAGAGCAGCACTCGACTCAACGGGGTGACGGTCCGGATTAAGGGACTTGAGAGGCGCGTCCGAACCGATGCGAATGGTCGGTTTAAGTTTGACGCAGTGCCAGAAGGACAGCAGACGCTGCAGATCCTGAAAGTCGGTTATCAGCGGTTTGAACAAATAATTGATGTCAATGCCTCCACGCCTTATCTCAAGATTGAACTGGAGGCATTGTCTTTTCAAATGCAAACCATCAGGGTACACAGTTCAAATCGCGCGCTTTCACAGTTTGAGGAAACAACCGACTTAGTATTGGATGAAGCGGAACTCCAAAGACGGTTAGGGATGACCTTGGCGAACACGTTGGCAGATGAGACGGGCATTTCACAACGGATGATGGGACGGGCAATTGCGCGCCCGGTTATTCGTGGATTGGGCGGCGACAGGCTGCTCATCCTTGAAAACGGCGAACGTACAGGTGATAAATCCGCCTCCAGTGCCGACCATGCCGTATCCATTGATCCGACGACTGCCGAGGGCGTTGAAATTACGCGCGGTCCCGCAGCGCTCATTTACGGTTCAAGCACGTTGGGCGGTGTTATTAATGTCAAAAGCAATCACATACCGCAAATTCTACCGAGACGGCTTGATATGCATCTAACGTTCCAAGGTGAATCTGTAAACTCAGGTTTGACCGGGACAACAGGTTTTACGTTCCCAATTGGTGATTTTGCGGGCAATGTAGAATGGAATCGGCGCCTTGCATCTGACATACAAACGCCGGTAGGGGTCCTCGAAAACACAGCCCTTTCAAATGTTAACTTTTCAGGTGGTGCTTCGCTGATTAAACCGTGGGGTTTCATCGGTGCATCTGGAAGCAGTTATCGCTCAGATTACGGCGTTCCCGGCTCACCAGAGGGACATATTAACGGGGTCAACATCGAACTTGACAAGCAACGTTATGAAGGACAGATGGAGTACCGCTTCAATACAACAATACTTGAAAAGGTAAAACTCCAGACTGCCTATACGCGATATCAGCATCAAGAATGGGAGTCCAACGGGAGACTTGGTGTCGAATTCGGTCTGTTAACCTACAACGTCTCAGCGATGGCGCATCTATTAGACAACGCGATTGCAGGTGTTTGGTGGGAATACCGAGACCATGCCACAGACGGATTTTACTGGACCCCGCACACCCGTGAGCTCGCGTTGGCAGGTTTTTATCTAAACCAGCGTAATTTCGACAAACTCACCTTACAGGGGGCTATCCGCTACGACCTTAGGCGTTCGGAACCGTTTAGACCGGGGGCAGTTGTCCGAGCCGGAGCCGTCCAACGCCGCGATTTCAACGGTTTCTCTGGGGCTGCCTCTGGAATTTACCATTGGACGGATCGGCTGAGTACCGGGGCTACCCTCATGAAAACGTTTCGCGCACCAGGGATCGAGGAACTTTTCAGCGATGGTCCCCACTTGGCTGTCTATTCCTACGAAATTGGCAATGCAGAATTGGGACCCGAAAACGGATATGGCACTGAACTCTTCGTCAAATACACAGACGACAGGTTCAGATTCAATCTTGCCCTTTTCAGGAATCATATCCAGAACTATCTCGTTCCGACGAATAGCGGTGAAAAAGAGTGGGGCAGCGGCGCAGCAGGTTGGTTGTGGATTTATCAATACATGGGACACGACGTTGTGATGGATGGTGCTGAAATCCAAATAGGGGGTGAGATCCTCTCACAGGTCCATCTTCAGCTCAATATGAGTTATGTCAACGGAACGATTCAAACCAGTGGATACCCCATGGAGCGTGTCCCACCCTTCAACGGTAAATTCGTCATCAGCTACACGCCTACCCCGTTGCATCTGTATGTCGCATCCCGTTTTTCAGGCAGCCAGACCCGGCTCGGTGAATTTGAGGAACCGACAGACGGCTATCTCGTCTATGATATCGGCAGCTATCTCAATTTTTCGTGGTGGCAGATTGAGAACATGGTCGTTTTTGAGATTGAAAACCTCTTTAATACAACGTATCGCGAACATCTGTCTCGCATCAAGGCGGCAATGCCGGAACCCGGACGGAATGTGAAACTCTTGTATAAACTTAATTTTTAA
- a CDS encoding cadherin domain-containing protein, with the protein MKFDRTALKITFFIFISGLILMSNVANSQAPSVTGWTQSTAYSDPETYKEIELDDAGNVTFGVTLTGTHLNLVKVKFELAGAGSTAATLDVGTADIPTATYEVTAATEFNARHTYVTYNGECHENDLTPEPDENDRCTREGTVVAGPNKYTLTATIVPTATNGETVNTGSVSTSSSWNFWIVDTLPPKTTPQYVQPPRNPQPQPTPPSGGGTPTPPPVQQNNAPVFSDGTATTRSIAENTASGVSIGATVSATDADNDTLTYTLGGTDAGSFSIDSTTGQLRTSAALDYETKTSYSVTVSVSDGNGGSDSITVSINITDVVEGGSQPPTPPPGGEGTQQPSTPPVQPPSQQQPDASVEEDTQPTGQPPTNNQGSGGGGRVISTPKPADLVNHTIKPFDYDAEGVGKVVFSEWMLSKLNDMPQWIEVYNTTDKNINLQGWKIVGRFKDGNGNIRILEPHTLTSQVVKAKKARVIAAYSATHYSGSSSNNIQGEVYLLEVFKRLWIGKAIVLELQDSEGTPIDRIGNLNAQDEVTWYIPYRTRDSVNKERRISLIRRLKSVESRQYNLRFGMTAFGWFPANDVETLTEGKRSLYYYGHPTDIGTPGYRTEGADPLPVTLSSFIPQIAESGEVVLNWTTASEIENAGFNIFRSEAEQGAFVKINASLIQGAGTTSDRNAYTWIDTTAKPNVEYYYRIEDMSFDGISEVLTTQRLKGIFTAKNRTLTRWAIVKKGTE; encoded by the coding sequence ATGAAGTTTGATAGAACGGCATTGAAAATAACATTTTTTATTTTCATTTCTGGATTAATCTTGATGTCTAATGTAGCAAATAGCCAAGCACCATCGGTGACCGGTTGGACACAGTCGACTGCTTATTCAGACCCAGAAACCTATAAAGAGATTGAATTGGATGATGCCGGAAATGTGACCTTTGGAGTTACACTTACTGGCACACATCTTAATTTAGTAAAAGTCAAGTTTGAATTGGCTGGAGCAGGTAGCACCGCTGCAACGCTAGATGTGGGCACTGCTGATATTCCTACAGCTACATACGAAGTGACGGCAGCGACTGAATTCAATGCCCGGCATACATACGTGACCTATAATGGCGAGTGCCATGAGAATGACCTAACCCCGGAACCGGATGAAAACGACCGGTGCACGCGTGAGGGGACTGTTGTTGCTGGCCCTAATAAATACACACTGACGGCTACCATTGTTCCTACAGCGACAAACGGTGAAACCGTCAACACCGGGAGTGTTTCTACTAGTTCTAGTTGGAATTTTTGGATTGTTGACACGCTACCACCAAAAACAACACCACAGTATGTCCAGCCGCCTCGGAATCCACAGCCACAGCCTACGCCACCTTCCGGCGGTGGCACGCCAACGCCACCGCCAGTTCAGCAGAATAACGCCCCTGTATTCTCCGATGGCACAGCAACGACACGTTCTATTGCAGAGAATACGGCTTCAGGTGTGAGTATAGGTGCTACTGTCTCTGCAACGGATGCGGATAATGACACGCTCACCTATACCCTCGGTGGGACGGATGCAGGATCGTTTAGTATCGACAGCACTACTGGACAACTGCGAACCAGCGCGGCGTTAGATTATGAAACCAAGACCTCTTATTCGGTCACGGTTTCCGTTTCCGACGGCAATGGTGGCAGTGATAGCATTACCGTCAGCATTAATATTACAGATGTTGTTGAAGGCGGTTCGCAGCCCCCTACGCCACCTCCCGGCGGCGAAGGCACGCAACAGCCAAGCACGCCGCCCGTGCAACCACCGTCTCAACAACAGCCTGATGCCTCTGTTGAGGAAGACACACAGCCAACTGGGCAACCGCCAACGAACAACCAAGGTTCAGGGGGCGGTGGTAGAGTTATATCTACACCAAAGCCTGCTGACCTTGTAAATCATACTATAAAGCCATTTGACTATGATGCGGAAGGTGTCGGTAAAGTGGTCTTTAGTGAATGGATGTTATCAAAACTCAATGATATGCCGCAGTGGATAGAAGTGTATAATACCACCGATAAAAACATCAACCTTCAAGGCTGGAAGATTGTCGGTAGGTTCAAGGACGGCAATGGGAATATTCGTATATTGGAGCCACACACCCTAACCTCTCAAGTCGTAAAAGCAAAAAAGGCGCGTGTGATCGCGGCTTACTCGGCAACGCATTATAGCGGCTCTTCTTCTAATAATATACAGGGTGAAGTGTATTTATTAGAAGTTTTTAAACGGCTGTGGATCGGAAAAGCGATTGTGTTAGAGTTGCAGGACAGTGAAGGGACTCCGATAGACCGCATCGGTAACCTCAACGCGCAAGATGAGGTCACTTGGTATATTCCTTACAGAACGCGGGATAGCGTCAATAAAGAGAGACGGATATCGCTGATTAGACGGTTGAAGTCAGTGGAATCTCGTCAGTATAATCTCCGATTCGGCATGACAGCCTTCGGTTGGTTTCCTGCGAATGACGTTGAGACCCTCACGGAAGGTAAGCGGAGTCTGTATTATTACGGTCATCCTACGGACATCGGGACTCCTGGCTATAGGACCGAAGGCGCAGACCCGTTACCGGTTACGTTATCTTCGTTTATCCCTCAGATAGCGGAGAGTGGTGAGGTCGTTCTGAATTGGACGACGGCATCGGAGATTGAGAATGCTGGCTTTAATATCTTTCGGAGTGAAGCTGAACAAGGTGCGTTTGTCAAAATCAACGCGAGTCTGATTCAAGGTGCGGGGACAACGAGCGACCGTAACGCATACACGTGGATAGATACAACGGCGAAACCGAATGTTGAGTATTACTACCGTATAGAAGATATGTCTTTTGATGGTATCAGTGAAGTGCTTACGACGCAACGTTTGAAAGGTATCTTTACGGCGAAGAACAGAACTCTCACACGTTGGGCGATCGTAAAGAAAGGGACAGAATAA